Proteins encoded together in one Marinithermus hydrothermalis DSM 14884 window:
- the rplQ gene encoding 50S ribosomal protein L17: MRHLKSGRKLGRHSSHRLALYRNQATALLRHGRITTTVPKAKELRGFVEHLINVAKRGDLAARRRVIRDIHDLTVVRKLFDDIAPKYADRPGGYTRILKLAERRKGDGTQLAIIELVD, from the coding sequence ATGCGCCACCTGAAGTCTGGACGCAAGCTGGGCCGGCACTCGAGCCACCGGCTGGCCCTGTACCGCAATCAGGCGACCGCGCTGTTGCGGCACGGGCGGATCACCACGACCGTTCCGAAGGCGAAGGAGCTGCGGGGGTTCGTGGAGCACCTGATCAACGTGGCGAAGCGGGGGGATCTGGCCGCCCGCCGGCGCGTGATCCGGGACATCCACGACCTGACCGTGGTGCGCAAGCTGTTTGACGATATCGCGCCCAAGTACGCGGACCGGCCGGGCGGGTACACCCGCATTCTGAAGCTGGCCGAGCGCCGTAAGGGCGATGGGACGCAGCTCGCGATCATCGAGCTGGTGGATTAA
- a CDS encoding DNA-directed RNA polymerase subunit alpha — protein sequence METTKTKTPVFTARVEGNYGEFVLEPLERGFGVTLGNPLRRILLSSIPGTAVTSVYIEDALHEFSTLPGVKEDVVQIILNLKELVVKFHAPGSKILTLRAEGPRTIYARDLECPPDAEIINPDLYIATLGEGGKLVMEVRVDEGVGYVPAEKHGIKDRINSIPVDALYSPVRRVAYHVEDTRLGQRTDLDKLILRIWTDGSVSPLDALQSAVGILREHLGFFDQAAVVAEAEAEPVEAAPEVEAVGAEEAAERPALTLDDLGLSTRVLHNLKEEGIDSIENLLALTERELKKVPGIGERSVEEIKERLAEHGLSLKE from the coding sequence TTGGAGACCACGAAGACCAAAACCCCGGTGTTTACCGCGCGCGTGGAGGGGAATTACGGCGAGTTCGTGCTCGAGCCCCTCGAGCGTGGCTTCGGGGTCACGCTGGGTAACCCTTTGCGCCGCATCCTGCTCTCCTCGATCCCGGGCACCGCGGTGACCAGCGTGTACATCGAGGATGCGCTGCACGAGTTCTCCACCCTTCCCGGGGTTAAGGAGGACGTGGTGCAGATCATCCTCAACCTCAAGGAACTCGTTGTGAAGTTCCACGCGCCGGGGTCCAAGATCTTGACCCTGCGCGCCGAAGGGCCCCGCACCATCTACGCCCGTGACCTGGAGTGCCCGCCGGACGCCGAGATCATCAACCCGGACCTGTACATCGCCACGCTGGGTGAGGGCGGCAAGCTGGTGATGGAGGTGCGGGTGGACGAGGGCGTGGGGTACGTGCCCGCGGAGAAGCACGGGATCAAGGACCGCATCAACTCGATCCCGGTGGACGCGCTGTACTCGCCGGTGCGCCGCGTCGCGTATCACGTCGAGGACACCCGCTTGGGGCAGCGCACCGACCTGGACAAGCTCATCCTGCGGATCTGGACGGATGGGTCCGTCTCGCCGCTGGACGCCCTACAGTCCGCGGTGGGGATCCTGCGGGAGCATCTGGGCTTTTTCGATCAGGCCGCTGTGGTGGCGGAGGCCGAGGCGGAGCCAGTGGAGGCGGCGCCGGAGGTAGAGGCTGTAGGCGCGGAGGAGGCCGCGGAACGCCCCGCGTTGACCCTGGATGACCTGGGGCTTTCCACCCGCGTGCTGCACAACCTCAAGGAGGAGGGGATCGACTCGATCGAGAACCTCCTGGCGCTGACCGAGCGTGAACTGAAGAAGGTGCCCGGGATCGGCGAGCGCAGCGTGGAGGAGATCAAGGAGCGTCTTGCCGAGCACGGTTTGTCGCTAAAGGAGTGA
- the rpsD gene encoding 30S ribosomal protein S4 gives MGRYRGPVVRIARRLGINIAETEKVQRYMDRRPYPPGQHGQRRSRRPSDYAVRLREKQKLRYLYGLNEKQFRNLFEEATRKKGVTGTVFLQLLESRLDNVVFRLGIATTRRQARQFVVHRHILVNGKRVDRPSYRVKPGDVISVAERSKKLVVFQENAEAAKRRKLPMWLEYDPETMTGKFVRLPERDELAIPVNEQLVIEYYSR, from the coding sequence GTGGGTCGTTACCGTGGTCCAGTCGTAAGAATCGCACGCCGTTTGGGCATCAACATCGCTGAGACCGAGAAGGTCCAGCGCTACATGGATCGGCGTCCGTACCCGCCGGGGCAGCACGGCCAGCGGCGTTCCCGTCGCCCGAGCGACTACGCCGTGCGCCTCCGCGAGAAGCAGAAGCTGCGCTACCTGTACGGCCTGAACGAGAAGCAGTTCCGTAACCTCTTCGAGGAAGCCACCCGCAAGAAGGGCGTGACGGGCACGGTCTTCCTCCAGCTGCTGGAGTCCCGCCTGGACAACGTGGTCTTCCGTCTGGGCATCGCCACCACCCGTCGCCAGGCCCGCCAGTTCGTGGTGCACCGGCACATCCTCGTGAACGGCAAGCGGGTGGATCGCCCCAGCTACCGCGTCAAGCCCGGGGACGTGATCTCGGTCGCGGAGCGCAGCAAGAAACTCGTGGTCTTCCAGGAAAACGCCGAGGCGGCCAAGCGCCGGAAGCTGCCGATGTGGCTCGAGTACGACCCGGAGACCATGACCGGGAAGTTCGTGCGGCTGCCGGAGCGGGATGAGCTCGCGATCCCGGTGAACGAGCAGCTGGTGATCGAGTACTACTCCAGGTAA
- the rpsK gene encoding 30S ribosomal protein S11: MAKRTSRKKVKRQVAHGKAYIHATYNNTIVTITDPEGNPIAWSSGGVIGYKGSRKGTPYAAQLAAIDAAKKAQAYGMTQVDVIVRGTGAGREQAIRALQASGLQVRSIVDDTPVPHNGCRPRKRKRA, from the coding sequence ATGGCCAAGAGAACATCCAGGAAGAAGGTCAAGCGGCAGGTCGCGCACGGCAAGGCGTACATCCACGCGACCTACAACAACACCATCGTGACGATTACCGACCCCGAGGGGAACCCGATCGCGTGGTCCAGCGGTGGGGTGATCGGGTACAAGGGGAGCCGCAAGGGCACCCCGTACGCCGCGCAGCTCGCGGCGATCGACGCGGCCAAAAAAGCGCAGGCTTACGGCATGACCCAGGTGGACGTGATCGTGCGGGGCACCGGCGCGGGCCGCGAGCAGGCCATCCGTGCCCTGCAGGCTTCGGGTCTTCAGGTCCGTTCGATCGTCGACGACACCCCGGTTCCGCACAACGGCTGCCGTCCCCGGAAGCGGAAGCGTGCGTAA
- the rpsM gene encoding 30S ribosomal protein S13, with translation MARIAGVEIPRNKRVEIALTYIYGIGRTRAKQALEATGIDPSVRVKDLSDQEVVKLREYVENTWKLEGELRAEVQANIKRLMDIGCYRGLRHRRGLPVRGQRTRTNARTRKGPRKTVAGKKKAPRK, from the coding sequence ATGGCTCGTATCGCTGGTGTGGAGATTCCGCGCAACAAACGCGTCGAGATCGCGCTGACCTACATTTACGGCATCGGGCGCACCCGGGCCAAGCAGGCCCTCGAGGCGACGGGGATCGACCCCTCGGTGCGCGTGAAGGACCTTTCCGACCAGGAAGTGGTTAAGCTGCGCGAGTACGTGGAGAACACCTGGAAGCTCGAGGGGGAGCTCCGCGCTGAGGTGCAGGCGAACATCAAGCGCTTGATGGACATCGGCTGCTACCGGGGGCTGCGTCACCGCCGGGGGCTTCCAGTGCGCGGCCAGCGCACCCGGACCAACGCGCGCACGCGCAAGGGGCCGCGTAAGACCGTGGCTGGTAAGAAGAAGGCGCCGCGGAAGTAA
- the rpmJ gene encoding 50S ribosomal protein L36, with product MKVRASVKKICDKCKVIRRHGRVYVICENPKHKQRQG from the coding sequence ATGAAGGTGCGTGCTTCGGTCAAGAAGATCTGCGACAAGTGCAAGGTGATCCGCCGGCACGGGCGGGTGTACGTGATCTGCGAGAACCCCAAGCACAAGCAGCGCCAGGGGTAG
- the infA gene encoding translation initiation factor IF-1: MAKGKDTIRAEGVVEEALPNTQFRVKLDSGLEILAYISGKMRMHYIPILPGDRVVVEISPYDPTKGRIIYRK; this comes from the coding sequence GTGGCGAAGGGTAAGGACACCATTCGAGCGGAAGGCGTGGTAGAGGAGGCGTTGCCGAACACCCAGTTCCGGGTGAAGCTGGACAGCGGGCTGGAGATCCTGGCCTATATCTCCGGTAAGATGCGGATGCACTACATCCCCATCCTTCCTGGCGACCGCGTCGTGGTGGAGATCTCTCCCTACGATCCGACCAAGGGACGGATTATCTACCGAAAGTGA
- the map gene encoding type I methionyl aminopeptidase codes for MAITLKSRDELEVMAEAGRLLTEVLAEVEAAVRPGVTTRELDRIARKAIAKRGAKPAFLGYHGFPAVICASKNDVVVHGIPDEEPLKEGDLLSIDVGLFYKGYAADMARTYPIGAVSAEAERLVRVTEEAFWKALDAAQVGNRVGDVAAAVQAHVEAAGFWVVREFVGHGIGARFHEDPQVPNYGRPGTGPKLRPGMVLAIEPMVTLHPAPVVVLEDGWTATAGRGNLAAHYENTVAITEDGPRLLTGIL; via the coding sequence GTGGCCATCACGCTCAAAAGCCGGGACGAGCTCGAGGTGATGGCGGAGGCGGGCCGCCTGCTGACCGAGGTGCTGGCCGAGGTGGAGGCGGCCGTCCGTCCCGGCGTGACCACGCGCGAGCTGGATCGCATCGCGCGCAAGGCGATCGCCAAGCGCGGCGCGAAGCCCGCGTTTCTCGGGTACCACGGGTTTCCCGCGGTGATCTGCGCCTCCAAGAACGACGTGGTCGTGCACGGGATTCCCGACGAGGAGCCCCTCAAGGAGGGGGATCTCCTCTCGATCGATGTGGGCCTCTTCTACAAGGGGTACGCCGCGGACATGGCGCGCACCTACCCGATCGGCGCGGTGAGCGCGGAGGCCGAGCGGCTGGTTCGGGTGACGGAGGAAGCCTTCTGGAAGGCGCTGGACGCGGCCCAGGTGGGGAACCGCGTGGGGGACGTGGCCGCGGCGGTGCAGGCTCACGTGGAGGCCGCGGGGTTTTGGGTGGTGCGGGAGTTCGTGGGGCACGGGATCGGCGCGCGGTTTCACGAGGACCCGCAGGTGCCGAACTACGGGCGGCCCGGGACCGGACCCAAGCTGCGCCCCGGCATGGTGCTCGCGATCGAGCCGATGGTCACCCTGCACCCCGCACCTGTTGTAGTATTGGAGGATGGTTGGACGGCCACCGCGGGTCGCGGGAACCTGGCCGCACACTACGAGAACACCGTGGCGATCACCGAGGACGGACCCCGGTTGCTGACGGGCATCCTGTAG
- a CDS encoding adenylate kinase, with protein sequence MVLIFLGPPGAGKGTQAARLAQDLNLKKISTGDILRAHVAQGTELGRKVKPIMDRGDLVPDELILAIIKEELEQMPEVRAIFDGFPRTTAQAEALDRLLETLGAPIHKALLLEVPTEELVARLLKRAELEGRSDDNEETVRRRLEVYAEKTQPLVDYYAARGVLVRANGVGTVDEVYRRIREAL encoded by the coding sequence ATGGTGCTGATCTTTTTGGGGCCGCCCGGCGCGGGTAAGGGAACGCAAGCCGCCCGGCTGGCGCAGGACCTGAACCTCAAGAAGATCTCCACCGGGGATATCCTGCGCGCGCACGTCGCCCAAGGTACCGAGCTGGGCCGCAAGGTCAAGCCCATCATGGACCGGGGGGACCTGGTTCCGGACGAGCTCATCCTCGCGATCATCAAGGAGGAGCTCGAGCAAATGCCCGAGGTGCGGGCGATCTTTGACGGCTTCCCCCGGACCACCGCGCAAGCTGAGGCGCTGGACCGCCTTCTCGAGACGCTCGGCGCGCCCATTCATAAGGCGTTGCTCCTCGAGGTACCCACGGAGGAGCTCGTAGCGCGGTTGTTGAAGCGCGCGGAGCTCGAAGGGCGCTCGGACGACAACGAGGAGACGGTACGCCGCCGCCTCGAGGTGTACGCGGAAAAAACCCAGCCCCTCGTGGATTACTACGCGGCGCGGGGCGTGCTGGTGCGGGCGAACGGCGTGGGCACGGTGGATGAGGTGTACCGCCGGATCCGGGAGGCGCTCTAG
- the secY gene encoding preprotein translocase subunit SecY: protein MLRAFRDAFLIPELRQRMFFTLLVLAAYRLGTTIPTPGVDVARVREFLGTQAGGVFGIINLFSGGNFEQFSIFALGIMPYITAAIIMQLLVTVVPQLEKLSREGEEGRRIINQYTRIGGIALGAFQGFFLAVAFLESQGGQFLLPGWEPGWFFRFVVVVTQVAGIALLLWMAERITEYGIGNGTSLIIFAGIVAVWIPQLLSTFQLVRTGELGILNILFFLAFLILAFAGMAAFTQAERRIPVQYARKVVGRRVYGGQATYIPIKLNAANVIPIIFAAAILQIPIFLTAPFSDSPVAQAIANFFNPRGFWGLSIEVLLVIVFTYIYTAVQFDPRRIASDLREYGGFIPGVRPGEPTVKFLEHIVTRLTLWGALFLGLVAALPQIIQNLTQVQTLAFSGIGLLIVVGVSLDTLRQIESQLMLRNYEGFLSKGRIRGRGRF, encoded by the coding sequence ATGCTCCGGGCGTTTAGGGATGCCTTCCTGATCCCCGAACTCCGGCAGCGCATGTTCTTCACCCTCCTGGTGCTCGCCGCCTACCGGCTGGGGACCACCATCCCCACGCCGGGGGTGGACGTAGCCCGGGTGCGCGAGTTCTTGGGCACCCAGGCCGGTGGTGTGTTCGGCATCATCAACCTCTTCTCCGGGGGAAACTTCGAGCAGTTCTCGATCTTCGCCCTGGGGATTATGCCTTACATCACCGCGGCCATCATCATGCAGCTCCTCGTGACCGTGGTGCCCCAGCTCGAAAAACTCTCCCGGGAGGGTGAGGAAGGCCGCCGGATCATCAACCAGTACACGCGGATCGGGGGCATCGCGCTCGGGGCCTTCCAGGGGTTCTTCCTCGCCGTCGCCTTCCTCGAGTCGCAGGGCGGGCAGTTCCTCCTGCCGGGCTGGGAGCCGGGGTGGTTCTTCCGTTTCGTGGTGGTGGTCACCCAGGTGGCCGGGATCGCCCTACTCCTTTGGATGGCGGAACGGATCACCGAGTACGGGATCGGGAACGGGACCAGCCTGATCATCTTCGCCGGGATCGTTGCGGTCTGGATCCCGCAGCTGCTGAGCACCTTCCAGCTGGTACGGACCGGGGAGCTCGGCATCCTGAACATCCTGTTCTTCCTGGCCTTTTTGATCCTGGCCTTCGCGGGTATGGCCGCGTTCACCCAGGCCGAGCGGCGCATCCCCGTGCAGTACGCGCGTAAAGTGGTCGGGCGCCGTGTCTACGGCGGCCAGGCCACCTACATCCCCATCAAACTGAACGCCGCGAACGTCATCCCCATCATCTTCGCCGCGGCCATTCTGCAGATCCCGATCTTCCTCACCGCGCCGTTTAGCGACTCCCCGGTCGCGCAGGCGATCGCGAACTTCTTTAACCCGCGGGGCTTTTGGGGCCTCTCCATCGAGGTGCTGCTCGTCATCGTCTTCACCTACATCTACACCGCGGTGCAGTTCGACCCACGCCGAATCGCCTCTGACCTGCGCGAGTACGGCGGGTTCATCCCGGGCGTGCGCCCTGGTGAACCCACGGTGAAGTTCCTCGAGCACATCGTGACCCGCCTCACGCTGTGGGGGGCCCTTTTCCTCGGGTTGGTTGCCGCTTTGCCCCAGATCATCCAGAACCTGACCCAGGTCCAGACGCTGGCCTTCTCCGGGATCGGGCTGCTCATCGTGGTGGGCGTCTCCCTCGACACCCTCCGCCAGATCGAGTCCCAGCTGATGCTGCGCAACTACGAGGGTTTCCTCTCCAAGGGGCGCATCCGTGGAAGGGGGCGGTTCTAG